The following are encoded together in the Fibrobacter sp. genome:
- a CDS encoding glycosyltransferase family 4 protein, whose product MKILVVNYRDRLHPAAGGAEKHLHRIFSLIAEMGHQVVLFTTSFPGAKPREVVDGIQVVRKGGDLFFQLTVAANIRKLDREFDFDVVVEDLNKLPLFTPYLQKKPVLVQMHHLWRGSIFHEAFFPVAFGVWFFERIIPLFYRKEPFVVVSPSTKRELCEIGVEEDRVAVIYNGSDDCVAEGSDAAGSAVAEEDEGIDCPYFLWLSRVHRYKGIWTALEGFAEFAKQHQDVKLVVAGDGPLLKKIPAWLAERGLTDRVELLGFVSAARKRALLKNATALLQTSYKEGWGLTVVEAAKLGTTTIACDVPGLRDSVRNGETGLLFPAGDKDACAFEMDRVYCDDDLRTRLEEEAKSYADEFRWETAAELTLNLLQDALIEHQVEQVADE is encoded by the coding sequence TTGAAAATCCTAGTCGTAAATTATCGAGATCGTTTGCACCCTGCCGCTGGCGGTGCCGAAAAACATCTACACCGAATCTTTTCCCTGATTGCCGAAATGGGCCATCAGGTGGTTCTGTTCACTACCAGTTTCCCTGGCGCAAAGCCTCGCGAAGTGGTGGACGGTATCCAGGTTGTCCGCAAGGGCGGCGATCTGTTTTTCCAGTTAACTGTTGCTGCGAACATCCGCAAGCTAGACCGCGAATTTGATTTTGATGTAGTGGTGGAGGACCTGAACAAGCTCCCGCTGTTTACTCCCTACTTGCAGAAGAAACCTGTTCTGGTGCAGATGCATCACTTGTGGCGTGGCTCCATTTTCCACGAGGCGTTTTTCCCGGTGGCGTTCGGGGTATGGTTCTTTGAACGAATCATTCCGCTGTTCTACCGCAAGGAACCCTTCGTTGTGGTGAGCCCCAGCACCAAGCGCGAACTTTGCGAAATCGGTGTGGAGGAAGACCGCGTGGCCGTGATCTACAATGGCTCCGACGATTGCGTGGCAGAGGGTTCCGACGCTGCCGGCTCCGCAGTTGCCGAGGAAGACGAAGGTATCGACTGCCCTTACTTCCTGTGGCTGTCCCGCGTACACCGTTACAAGGGCATCTGGACTGCGCTGGAAGGTTTTGCAGAATTTGCCAAGCAGCATCAGGACGTGAAGCTGGTGGTGGCTGGCGACGGCCCGCTCCTCAAGAAGATTCCTGCATGGCTTGCAGAACGAGGCCTTACGGACCGCGTTGAACTTCTGGGCTTTGTGTCTGCCGCACGTAAGCGGGCGCTTTTGAAGAACGCCACCGCCTTGTTGCAGACGAGCTACAAGGAAGGCTGGGGACTGACTGTGGTGGAAGCCGCAAAGCTTGGTACGACCACAATCGCCTGCGATGTTCCGGGTCTTCGCGACAGCGTGCGTAACGGCGAGACAGGTTTGCTGTTCCCCGCTGGCGACAAGGATGCCTGCGCCTTTGAAATGGACCGCGTCTATTGCGACGACGACCTGCGCACCCGCCTTGAAGAAGAGGCCAAGTCCTATGCCGATGAGTTCCGCTGGGAGACTGCTGCTGAACTGACATTGAATCTTTTGCAGGACGCCCTGATTGAACATCAGGTGGAACAGGTTGCTGATGAATAA
- a CDS encoding RNA polymerase sigma factor RpoD/SigA, which produces MHIDSTDTTLKRYLEDIRRTAPLSREEEQILFQKAKEGDKIARKKLISANMRFVLKVAIQYRGCPIPLPDLVSEGAMGLVRAIESFEHTRGLKFISYGVWWIKAYITRAINEQGNLIRLPANQHLRVRKALHEQSRGKEINEEIRELIQIGQRGVSFDSPLKADSKATYAEVLPDGGASNPEAESEIQSVEALARELMEQLPEREARVITGIFGINQEAPQTLREVGESMNISHERVRQLRDQALRRIRKVNKTEYLKEKKDAFLAAINK; this is translated from the coding sequence ATGCATATTGATTCTACTGATACTACTCTTAAGAGATACCTAGAAGACATTCGTCGTACTGCACCTCTCTCCCGTGAAGAAGAACAAATTCTATTCCAGAAAGCCAAGGAAGGCGACAAAATCGCCCGTAAGAAGCTGATTTCCGCCAACATGCGTTTCGTGCTGAAGGTGGCAATCCAGTACCGCGGCTGCCCCATTCCCCTGCCGGACCTGGTTAGCGAAGGCGCAATGGGTCTCGTACGTGCTATCGAATCCTTTGAACACACCCGTGGTCTTAAGTTCATTTCCTACGGCGTTTGGTGGATCAAGGCTTATATTACCCGCGCAATCAACGAACAGGGTAACCTGATTCGTCTTCCTGCAAACCAGCACCTTCGCGTGCGTAAGGCTTTGCACGAACAGTCCCGCGGTAAGGAAATTAACGAAGAAATCCGTGAATTGATCCAGATCGGTCAGCGCGGCGTTTCCTTCGACAGCCCGCTTAAGGCAGACTCCAAGGCAACCTACGCCGAAGTCCTCCCCGATGGCGGCGCTTCCAACCCGGAAGCAGAATCCGAAATCCAGAGCGTCGAAGCTTTGGCTCGTGAACTTATGGAACAGCTGCCCGAAAGAGAAGCCCGCGTTATCACCGGCATCTTCGGCATCAACCAGGAAGCTCCCCAGACTCTCCGCGAAGTGGGCGAATCCATGAACATCTCCCACGAACGCGTACGTCAGCTCCGCGACCAGGCCCTCCGCCGTATCCGTAAGGTCAACAAGACCGAATACCTGAAGGAAAAGAAGGACGCCTTCCTCGCCGCAATTAACAAGTAA
- a CDS encoding class I SAM-dependent methyltransferase — protein MSIKEPDQSVWNKFWQKKNDMDKVYPSSPSVLEAIKKNFKLEGMKILEVGAGTGRDSAELARLGADVYVLDFADNSLKIVNSLREKENLQENLHLVRGDAFKAPFPDCTFDLVFHQGLAEHFKDSLPLIKENYRILKHGGHCLCDVPQTVHPYTVIKHILIAMDKWFAGWEKQFTMPQLKKLMNDAGFENVYAYGDWMRPNLYYRMLREVGFKVGVELPKYPLQGTAYQKLKDRLLDSLATHPVMHYTQLCIGVLGRKP, from the coding sequence ATGTCAATAAAAGAGCCCGATCAATCCGTTTGGAACAAGTTTTGGCAGAAAAAGAACGATATGGACAAGGTTTATCCTTCGTCTCCGTCGGTTTTGGAAGCTATCAAGAAAAATTTCAAGCTTGAAGGCATGAAAATTCTCGAAGTGGGTGCTGGTACCGGCCGCGACAGCGCCGAACTTGCCCGCCTTGGTGCTGATGTCTACGTCCTGGATTTTGCTGATAATAGTCTGAAGATTGTGAATTCCCTCCGTGAAAAGGAAAACCTGCAGGAAAACCTCCACCTGGTTCGTGGTGATGCTTTCAAGGCTCCTTTCCCGGACTGTACTTTCGACCTGGTTTTCCATCAGGGCCTTGCAGAACACTTCAAGGATTCCCTGCCCCTTATCAAGGAAAACTACCGCATCCTTAAGCATGGTGGTCATTGCCTTTGCGATGTTCCCCAGACCGTTCACCCGTACACCGTAATCAAGCATATCTTGATTGCTATGGACAAGTGGTTCGCCGGTTGGGAAAAGCAGTTCACCATGCCTCAGCTCAAGAAGCTGATGAACGATGCCGGTTTCGAAAACGTTTACGCATACGGCGACTGGATGCGCCCCAACCTTTACTATCGCATGCTTCGCGAAGTGGGTTTCAAGGTGGGTGTCGAGTTGCCGAAGTATCCCCTTCAGGGTACGGCTTATCAGAAGCTGAAGGATCGTCTCTTGGATTCCTTGGCTACACATCCGGTTATGCATTACACTCAGCTTTGCATTGGAGTCTTGGGTCGTAAGCCCTAA
- a CDS encoding flippase-like domain-containing protein, with translation MNKQLKSFLVFCLKLVVTIVPAYFVYRNIVMAPDWSIDDLYQLFSGKSVLPLVIALLCLAASNFTACLQWKLLLEKQDVHLSYGHLLKLYHVGLFFNNFMPGNVGGDAKKIYDIRMQGGQDSVGAGFTATFFDRLFGLFFITLFALAMGVLFFVHDEAQRAFMWPSIWIFVVFCCLFASLFSRRLGNFISTMMAKFLPEKISGRLIHMFSRFQKFRSLKLWICISCLSAVTQALRIFVHYFCGMAVGVDLSISWYFYYIPLVAIISALPISIGGFGPRELLAQSLFARAGVASLESVVIQLLAYFVSLVLSLFGAFVFLLDGPKADSGKANAEASDANGKDA, from the coding sequence ATGAATAAGCAACTGAAGTCGTTCCTGGTATTTTGCTTGAAGTTGGTGGTAACGATTGTTCCCGCCTACTTCGTGTACAGAAATATCGTGATGGCTCCGGACTGGAGCATCGATGACTTGTACCAGTTGTTCTCAGGCAAGAGCGTATTGCCTTTGGTCATTGCGTTGCTTTGCCTTGCGGCATCCAACTTCACGGCTTGCCTGCAGTGGAAACTGTTGCTGGAAAAGCAGGACGTTCATTTGTCCTATGGCCACTTGCTGAAACTTTACCACGTGGGCTTGTTCTTCAACAACTTCATGCCCGGCAATGTGGGTGGCGACGCCAAGAAGATTTACGACATCCGTATGCAGGGTGGTCAGGATTCCGTGGGTGCGGGATTTACCGCCACCTTCTTCGATCGTTTGTTCGGACTTTTCTTTATTACGTTGTTTGCCCTGGCCATGGGCGTACTGTTCTTTGTCCATGACGAAGCCCAGCGCGCATTCATGTGGCCTTCCATCTGGATCTTTGTGGTTTTCTGCTGCTTGTTTGCCTCCTTGTTCAGCCGCCGCCTGGGAAACTTTATCAGCACCATGATGGCGAAGTTCCTGCCGGAAAAAATTAGCGGCCGCCTGATTCACATGTTCTCCCGCTTCCAGAAGTTCCGTTCCTTGAAGTTGTGGATTTGCATTAGCTGCCTTTCTGCAGTGACGCAGGCCTTGAGAATTTTCGTACACTACTTCTGCGGTATGGCCGTAGGCGTAGACCTTTCTATATCCTGGTATTTCTACTACATTCCGCTGGTTGCAATTATCAGTGCCCTGCCCATTTCCATTGGTGGTTTCGGCCCCAGAGAATTGCTGGCTCAGTCCTTGTTCGCAAGGGCTGGCGTTGCAAGCCTGGAATCTGTAGTGATCCAGCTGTTGGCTTACTTTGTAAGCCTGGTTCTTAGTTTGTTCGGAGCATTTGTGTTCTTGCTGGATGGCCCCAAGGCTGATTCCGGCAAGGCTAATGCCGAAGCAAGCGACGCTAATGGTAAGGACGCGTAA
- the hemW gene encoding radical SAM family heme chaperone HemW: protein MLGIYLHIPFCAKVCDYCDFRVLPAHQRLFQEYADLLCDEIRAFDRRHPGLLATAETLYLGGGTPSILPPACVTQLFDCLRDTGVRIGELREISMEFNPESVSEETVYNAMACGVNRISLGLQTFDPDLLKTIGRAHTVEKGLSALELLTKISAEGGLQVSGDLMFDLPTQTVAQFHADVERLSDYPLNHISFYGLTVNPRTVLGQKVSKGLLKVDEDLYEEMYTGGVSILEGKGFRRYEVSNFAKPGFESAHNRNYWDRGEYAGFGPGAHSFLGSRRFYAPEIYPRWRDYVKAGADPLDLTVDALTADDILSEYIWLSMRQARGLDLCGLQSLGYRLMQNGYSKWLAKGYLLREQRAVPGDVPSAIPGDATCKPRDFLRLAGRGWIFMDDIVTDLMNSCSNLE, encoded by the coding sequence ATGCTAGGCATCTATCTGCATATTCCCTTCTGCGCCAAGGTCTGCGATTACTGCGACTTTAGGGTGCTGCCGGCCCACCAGAGGCTGTTCCAGGAGTATGCGGATTTGCTCTGCGACGAAATCAGGGCCTTCGACCGCCGGCATCCGGGGCTGTTGGCCACCGCCGAGACCCTCTATCTAGGAGGCGGCACCCCCTCCATACTCCCGCCGGCCTGTGTTACGCAACTCTTTGATTGTCTTAGAGATACGGGAGTGCGAATCGGCGAACTTCGCGAAATTTCCATGGAATTCAACCCAGAATCCGTAAGCGAGGAAACGGTCTACAACGCCATGGCCTGCGGGGTGAACCGCATTAGCCTGGGGCTCCAGACTTTCGACCCGGATTTGCTGAAAACCATCGGCCGCGCCCATACGGTGGAGAAGGGCCTCTCGGCTCTGGAACTCCTCACGAAAATCAGTGCCGAAGGCGGACTTCAGGTTTCCGGCGACTTGATGTTCGATCTGCCCACCCAGACGGTGGCGCAGTTCCATGCCGATGTGGAACGCCTTTCGGATTACCCCCTGAACCATATCAGTTTCTACGGTCTTACGGTGAACCCCCGCACGGTCCTTGGCCAGAAAGTTTCCAAGGGCCTGCTCAAGGTGGACGAGGACCTCTACGAGGAAATGTACACAGGCGGCGTGTCGATCCTGGAAGGCAAAGGGTTCCGCCGTTACGAGGTGTCGAACTTCGCGAAGCCTGGGTTCGAAAGTGCCCACAACCGCAATTACTGGGACCGCGGGGAATATGCGGGTTTCGGCCCCGGAGCCCATAGTTTCCTAGGGTCCAGGCGGTTCTACGCCCCAGAAATCTACCCCCGTTGGCGCGATTACGTAAAGGCTGGCGCCGACCCTCTGGACCTTACCGTAGACGCCCTCACCGCCGACGACATACTTTCGGAATACATCTGGCTTTCCATGCGCCAGGCCCGGGGCCTGGACCTTTGCGGCCTCCAATCCCTCGGTTATCGCCTGATGCAGAACGGCTACTCCAAGTGGCTCGCCAAAGGCTACCTCCTCCGCGAACAGCGCGCCGTTCCTGGCGACGTTCCTAGCGCCATTCCTGGCGACGCCACCTGCAAACCCCGCGATTTCCTGCGCCTCGCCGGCCGCGGCTGGATTTTCATGGACGACATCGTCACCGACCTGATGAATTCCTGTTCCAACTTGGAATAA